From the Planktothricoides raciborskii GIHE-MW2 genome, the window CGCAACCATGCCATAAACGGGAATTTTATTTTGTTGGAGCACTCTTTGGGCTTCGCGACAGGTAGTGCCTGTGGTGTAAATGTCATCCAATAATAAGACCGGATTTTGAGGCGGGCGATCGCGAAAAGCCGCACCTAGCCCCATGGCTTGGTTGATTTCTTGCATTCGCTGTTCGAGCGATAAACCGTATAGGGCTTTGGTGGGGCGACTTCGGGTTAACCCTTGGGTTTGGCAGGGATAGCCGGTGATATCACAAAAGCTTTTAGCTAAGAGTTCCGCTTGGTTAAAGCCGCGTTCTTTTAAGCGTTGAGGGTCGGAGGGAATGGGTACGACGGTGAATTTTTTCCCATAGGATAGGGGGGATTTTAACCAGGCTTGTCCCAGCCATTTGCCCAGGGGTTTACTGAGTTCGGGACAGTTTTGCTCCTGAGATAATTTCATTTGGGCGATCGCTCGTTTCACCGTTCCCTGGTAAGCGCCCCAGACAAAGAGGGATGGCACTTCTTGCCGCCAAAAGCGATCGGGTTGGGCGAATTGATATTGCTGTAATTGGCGCTGGCAATATGCACAAATAATCTCTCTGGCGGGGCGATCGCACAGAACACAGTTGGGTTGAAACCATAAGTCTAAAATCGGTTTAAGCAGTCGATTCCAATTAGCCACAGCCACTTATTTTCCCGGAAAATTATCTTTTTAATTTTTAATTTGTGAATATTCAGAAATAAAATAACACATATTTTTTATAAAAAAAACTCATTTTTGCTTGATTGGATGTATTAAAAAATAATACATCTATTTTTTATTCATTTAAAAACATTATCTCTAATTTAACCTGCCTCGATCAATCATTTATTTTTGATGATCATCGTTAAAAATATAAGTTAATCTTATCTATTATTACCCAGTAATTGACTATGCCAAAAGATAATTTCTTGGTTTACTTTTTTATAAATCAAGGTTGTCACCCCCCTATTTCGGATGGGTAATCCGAGAAAACCTAGGACAAGGCAGGGTTTCCCAGGGGGAACGCCCAGGCGGAGTGACAAATTTTGTTTACACTTTCAACTATCATACCATATCCACTTAAGTAATCTGTAAAATTACGGAAGATTTTTGGGAAATTTTTTGTAAATTTTTTGTTTTTGCGATATTTACACCTAAGTATTTTTGGCCTGATAATCCGATCATAAAGACAAGTAGATCGCTAGGGATTTAGCTAAGTAGTTTCTTGAACTAAAATGAGAGGTGGCAGCACCCTACGGATATTTCCAGGTTTCTAGACTCCGAGTTTTATCGGCTCATATGTGAGAAATCATCGAGGAGAAGGCAAACGGCTTGCAGTTCGCCAGAGCAAAAACTAGAAGGCAAACGGCTTACACAAAAAACTGATCGATAAAATACAAGGAGCCTACTAGATAAAAATACTGAGAAAAATTTGCTATATTCAAATTTGTCACTCTTGTTTAAAAAATCTAGGACAAATAAATTGCCACCCTTCCCAGGAGGGTTTTTTGTTGGTTGTTGTTGGGTAGGGATTCTTTGGGTAGGGATTCTTTGGGTAGGGATTCTTTGGGTAGGGATTCTTTGGTTGTTAATTCTCAATTAATAACCAGTTACCAATAAATTATAAACAATAACATAAAAATAATTTACGGCGGGGCTAAATCTGCCCTATTTTCTGCTCTATTTAAAGAGTAGGATGAGTGATAGAAAAAATAAGTGACTTTAAGTGTAACTGTGGATACCCTGTTGTACTGGATAGGTAAAATTCAGCCATCAGAACGATCGCTGGTGGGAGATCGGGCGTTTTATTTGAGTCAACAAGCCCAAGTTGGACGGGCGGTGATTCCGGGGTTTGCGATCGCCGCCCCAGCATTACGAGAATTTTTAGCCACTAATAAATGGTCAGAACCACTGATAGGGGAACTCCTCACCTCAATGCTGCATATTAATGTGGATAATGTACAGCAGTTAAAAGGATTGGCTTCACATATTCGCCAAGAACTTTGCGAGGCTGAGTTACCAGAAACATGGGTCGATACCTTAGAAGTTGCGGCAGATCAATTAAATTCACCTGTGTTAATCTTTCGTC encodes:
- a CDS encoding ComF family protein; this encodes MANWNRLLKPILDLWFQPNCVLCDRPAREIICAYCQRQLQQYQFAQPDRFWRQEVPSLFVWGAYQGTVKRAIAQMKLSQEQNCPELSKPLGKWLGQAWLKSPLSYGKKFTVVPIPSDPQRLKERGFNQAELLAKSFCDITGYPCQTQGLTRSRPTKALYGLSLEQRMQEINQAMGLGAAFRDRPPQNPVLLLDDIYTTGTTCREAQRVLQQNKIPVYGMVAIATTKK